From Ornithorhynchus anatinus isolate Pmale09 chromosome X3, mOrnAna1.pri.v4, whole genome shotgun sequence, the proteins below share one genomic window:
- the NQO2 gene encoding ribosyldihydronicotinamide dehydrogenase [quinone] isoform X2 → MAGKNVLIVYAHQEPKSLNGSLKDIAVTVLSKQGCRVTVSDLYAMEFEPRATRKDISGPLSNPESFNYGMEMHEAYRTGRLASDVVEEQKKVQEADLVIFQFPLYWFSVPAIMKGWMDRVLAQGFAFEFPKCYDTGFLKNKSALLSFTTGGDTENFSKAGASGDFRYLLWPLQHGVMHFCGFKVLAPQISFAPETESEERRREMLSSWARRLETIWEEKPINCTPPWYFD, encoded by the exons ATGgcag GAAAGAATGTACTAATAGTCTATGCTCATCAAGAGCCCAAGTCCCTGAATGGATCCTTGAAGGACATTGCAGTGACGGTACTAAGCAAACAAGGCTGCCGGGTCACCGTGTCTGATCTTTACGCAATGGAGTTTGAGCCGAGAGCAACGAGGAAAGATATCTCTG GTCCCCTGAGCAACCCAGAAAGCTTCAATTATGGAATGGAGATGCACGAGGCCTATCGGACAGGGCGTTTGGCCAGCGAtgtggtggaggagcagaagaaggtgCAGGAAGCAGATCTAGTGATCTTCCAG TTTCCTTTATATTGGTTCAGTGTGCCAGCCATCATGAAGGGTTGGATGGACAGGGTCTTGGCCCAAGGATTTGCCTTTGAGTTTCCAAAGTGCTATGATACTGGCTTTCTCAAG AACAAATCAGCCCTTCTGTCTTTTACCACTGGTGGAGATACTGAGAACTTTTCCAAAGCCGGAGCCAGTGGTGACTTTCGCTACCTGCTGTGGCCCCTACAG CATGGGGTGATGCACTTCTGTGGCTTCAAAGTGCTTGCTCCTCAGATCTCTTTTGCTCCCGAGACTGaatcagaggaaaggagaagggagatgctCTCATCCTGGGCTCGGAGACTGGAGACCATCTGGGAGGAGAAGCCAATCAACTGCACTCCACCCTGGTACTTTGATTAA
- the NQO2 gene encoding ribosyldihydronicotinamide dehydrogenase [quinone] isoform X1 — MAGKNVLIVYAHQEPKSLNGSLKDIAVTVLSKQGCRVTVSDLYAMEFEPRATRKDISGPLSNPESFNYGMEMHEAYRTGRLASDVVEEQKKVQEADLVIFQFPLYWFSVPAIMKGWMDRVLAQGFAFEFPKCYDTGFLKNKSALLSFTTGGDTENFSKAGASGDFRYLLWPLQHGVMHFCGFKVLAPQISFAPETESEERRREMLSSWARRLETIWEEKPINCTPPWLFRSRS; from the exons ATGgcag GAAAGAATGTACTAATAGTCTATGCTCATCAAGAGCCCAAGTCCCTGAATGGATCCTTGAAGGACATTGCAGTGACGGTACTAAGCAAACAAGGCTGCCGGGTCACCGTGTCTGATCTTTACGCAATGGAGTTTGAGCCGAGAGCAACGAGGAAAGATATCTCTG GTCCCCTGAGCAACCCAGAAAGCTTCAATTATGGAATGGAGATGCACGAGGCCTATCGGACAGGGCGTTTGGCCAGCGAtgtggtggaggagcagaagaaggtgCAGGAAGCAGATCTAGTGATCTTCCAG TTTCCTTTATATTGGTTCAGTGTGCCAGCCATCATGAAGGGTTGGATGGACAGGGTCTTGGCCCAAGGATTTGCCTTTGAGTTTCCAAAGTGCTATGATACTGGCTTTCTCAAG AACAAATCAGCCCTTCTGTCTTTTACCACTGGTGGAGATACTGAGAACTTTTCCAAAGCCGGAGCCAGTGGTGACTTTCGCTACCTGCTGTGGCCCCTACAG CATGGGGTGATGCACTTCTGTGGCTTCAAAGTGCTTGCTCCTCAGATCTCTTTTGCTCCCGAGACTGaatcagaggaaaggagaagggagatgctCTCATCCTGGGCTCGGAGACTGGAGACCATCTGGGAGGAGAAGCCAATCAACTGCACTCCACCCTG gCTTTTCAGAAGTCGGAGTTGA
- the NQO2 gene encoding ribosyldihydronicotinamide dehydrogenase [quinone] isoform X3: protein MAGKNVLIVYAHQEPKSLNGSLKDIAVTVLSKQGCRVTVSDLYAMEFEPRATRKDISGPLSNPESFNYGMEMHEAYRTGRLASDVVEEQKKVQEADLVIFQFPLYWFSVPAIMKGWMDRVLAQGFAFEFPKCYDTGFLKNKSALLSFTTGGDTENFSKAGASGDFRYLLWPLQAFQKSELNLPSSCICRTGRRVINRHAGTRGRSQGLHNHSI from the exons ATGgcag GAAAGAATGTACTAATAGTCTATGCTCATCAAGAGCCCAAGTCCCTGAATGGATCCTTGAAGGACATTGCAGTGACGGTACTAAGCAAACAAGGCTGCCGGGTCACCGTGTCTGATCTTTACGCAATGGAGTTTGAGCCGAGAGCAACGAGGAAAGATATCTCTG GTCCCCTGAGCAACCCAGAAAGCTTCAATTATGGAATGGAGATGCACGAGGCCTATCGGACAGGGCGTTTGGCCAGCGAtgtggtggaggagcagaagaaggtgCAGGAAGCAGATCTAGTGATCTTCCAG TTTCCTTTATATTGGTTCAGTGTGCCAGCCATCATGAAGGGTTGGATGGACAGGGTCTTGGCCCAAGGATTTGCCTTTGAGTTTCCAAAGTGCTATGATACTGGCTTTCTCAAG AACAAATCAGCCCTTCTGTCTTTTACCACTGGTGGAGATACTGAGAACTTTTCCAAAGCCGGAGCCAGTGGTGACTTTCGCTACCTGCTGTGGCCCCTACAG gCTTTTCAGAAGTCGGAGTTGAACCTTCCAAGTTCCTGTATCTGCAGAACAGGCAGGAGGGTCATTAACAGACATGCTGGAACCAGAGGGAGGTCCCAGGGTCTACACAATCATTCAAtttaa
- the NQO2 gene encoding ribosyldihydronicotinamide dehydrogenase [quinone] isoform X5: protein MAGKNVLIVYAHQEPKSLNGSLKDIAVTVLSKQGCRVTVSDLYAMEFEPRATRKDISGPLSNPESFNYGMEMHEAYRTGRLASDVVEEQKKVQEADLVIFQNKSALLSFTTGGDTENFSKAGASGDFRYLLWPLQHGVMHFCGFKVLAPQISFAPETESEERRREMLSSWARRLETIWEEKPINCTPPWYFD from the exons ATGgcag GAAAGAATGTACTAATAGTCTATGCTCATCAAGAGCCCAAGTCCCTGAATGGATCCTTGAAGGACATTGCAGTGACGGTACTAAGCAAACAAGGCTGCCGGGTCACCGTGTCTGATCTTTACGCAATGGAGTTTGAGCCGAGAGCAACGAGGAAAGATATCTCTG GTCCCCTGAGCAACCCAGAAAGCTTCAATTATGGAATGGAGATGCACGAGGCCTATCGGACAGGGCGTTTGGCCAGCGAtgtggtggaggagcagaagaaggtgCAGGAAGCAGATCTAGTGATCTTCCAG AACAAATCAGCCCTTCTGTCTTTTACCACTGGTGGAGATACTGAGAACTTTTCCAAAGCCGGAGCCAGTGGTGACTTTCGCTACCTGCTGTGGCCCCTACAG CATGGGGTGATGCACTTCTGTGGCTTCAAAGTGCTTGCTCCTCAGATCTCTTTTGCTCCCGAGACTGaatcagaggaaaggagaagggagatgctCTCATCCTGGGCTCGGAGACTGGAGACCATCTGGGAGGAGAAGCCAATCAACTGCACTCCACCCTGGTACTTTGATTAA
- the NQO2 gene encoding ribosyldihydronicotinamide dehydrogenase [quinone] isoform X4 produces MAGKNVLIVYAHQEPKSLNGSLKDIAVTVLSKQGCRVTVSDLYAMEFEPRATRKDISGPLSNPESFNYGMEMHEAYRTGRLASDVVEEQKKVQEADLVIFQNKSALLSFTTGGDTENFSKAGASGDFRYLLWPLQHGVMHFCGFKVLAPQISFAPETESEERRREMLSSWARRLETIWEEKPINCTPPWLFRSRS; encoded by the exons ATGgcag GAAAGAATGTACTAATAGTCTATGCTCATCAAGAGCCCAAGTCCCTGAATGGATCCTTGAAGGACATTGCAGTGACGGTACTAAGCAAACAAGGCTGCCGGGTCACCGTGTCTGATCTTTACGCAATGGAGTTTGAGCCGAGAGCAACGAGGAAAGATATCTCTG GTCCCCTGAGCAACCCAGAAAGCTTCAATTATGGAATGGAGATGCACGAGGCCTATCGGACAGGGCGTTTGGCCAGCGAtgtggtggaggagcagaagaaggtgCAGGAAGCAGATCTAGTGATCTTCCAG AACAAATCAGCCCTTCTGTCTTTTACCACTGGTGGAGATACTGAGAACTTTTCCAAAGCCGGAGCCAGTGGTGACTTTCGCTACCTGCTGTGGCCCCTACAG CATGGGGTGATGCACTTCTGTGGCTTCAAAGTGCTTGCTCCTCAGATCTCTTTTGCTCCCGAGACTGaatcagaggaaaggagaagggagatgctCTCATCCTGGGCTCGGAGACTGGAGACCATCTGGGAGGAGAAGCCAATCAACTGCACTCCACCCTG gCTTTTCAGAAGTCGGAGTTGA